In the genome of Streptomyces violaceoruber, the window GGTCTATCTGAACCCGCTGTCCCTGCTCCCGCCGTGGCTGCTGGACGCGGGCCCGTCGCGGCTGCTGCCGGTGGCGGGGGTGCCGGTGCCCGGCCGCGGGGGGATCAGCCCCGTACGCCGCGCAACGCCATGGAGACCGCCGCCTCCGTGATCGCCCCGGGCTCCTCCGCCGCGCCCAGTTCGATCCGCCGTACGGCCGCGTCCACGACGCCCTGGAGGAGCATCGCCGCCAGCCGCGGCTGGCCGTGCCCCATCTCGCCCAGCGCCTCGACGATCATCGCGATCAGCCCGCCGTGCGCGGCCCTGATCTTCTCGCGCGCGCCGGCGTCCAGCTCGCTCGCGGAGATGGCCACGACGGCCCGGTGCCGCCGGTCCCCGACCAGGTCGAGCTGGGTGCGCACATACGCCTCGACCTTGGCGTCGGGGGCCGTCTCGCGCTCCATCGCGGCCTCGACCTCGGCGGCCCAGACGGGGAAGTCGACGGCGCACAGCTCCTCGACCACCGCCGCCCGCGACCGGAAGTACTCGTAGACGGAGGACCTGGCGAGGCCCGTCCGTTCGGCGAGGGCGGGGAAGGTCAGCGCCTCCGTTCCGCCGTCGGACAGCAGGGAGCGTGCCGCGTCCAGCAGGGCGGCACGCTGCATCGACCGGTGCTCGGCCACAGAGGCCGCTCGAATCCTTGGCACGTCACCACTTTACGGACGCGGCACCCCGGACGGGAGTCACTCAGCCGGCCGCCCGTGGTCCGACCGGGCCGCAGGCGGGGCCGGTCCCGTGCCGTAAGCCCAGGTCAGCGCCCGAAACCCGCAAGCTTGGCGCGCAGTTGCAACACCGACTTGGTGTGGATCTGGCTGACCCTGCTCTCGGTCACACCCAGCACGTTCCCGATCTCTGCGAGCGTGAGGCCCTCGTAGTAGTACAGCGTGACGACGGTCTTCTCGCGCTCCGGCAGCGTGTTGATCGCCCGGGCCAGGAGCCGCCGCAGCTCACGGTCCTCGGCGACTTCCACCGGGTTGTCGGCGGCGGTGTCCTCCAGGGTGTCCATCAGGCTGAGCCGGCCGCCGCCCTCGCCGCCCGCGTGCAGCAGTTCCTCCAGGGCCACGACGTTGGCCAGCGACAACTGGCTGAAGACCGCGTGGAGGTCCTCCACCGCGATCCCCATCTCCACGGCGACCTCGCTCTCCGAGGGAGTGCGGCGCAGGCGTGCCTCCAGCGTCGCGTACGCGCGCTCCACGTTGCGCGCCTTCTGCCGCACCGACCGCGGGATCCAGTCCAGCGCCCGCAGTTCGTCGATCATCGCGCCCCGGATCCGGGTGATCGCGTACGTCTCGAACTTGATCTCCCGGTCGACGTCGAACTTCTCGATGGCGTCGATCAGGCCGAACACCCCGGAGGAGACGAAGTCGGCCTGCTCGACATTGGGCGGCAGTCCCACGCTGACCCGGCCCGCCACGTACTTCACGAGGGGCGAGTAGTGCAGGATCAGCTGTTCCCGCAGCCGCTCGTCGCCGGTCGTCTTGTACGACCGCCACAGCTCGTCGAGCGTCGAGGGGGCGGGCGGTCGCACGCTGCCACCGTCGCGGGCGGCTGGGGGGATCGCCGCCCGGTCGGACCCGGAGGTGTGCTGGGGCATTCGTCGCCTAGTGCCGTTCTGCCGTGATGTGGATCTGCCTGAGGCCGCCGGTCTGCTTTCTGGTTGTCGCGTGCTGTCGGCCGTCTGCGTGGGGGTCATCGTGAGCGTAGCGTGACTGGACTGTCGCGGTGTGCGAAGGAGGGGGTGGGCACCCTACGCAGATACGTTCCGCCGAACGCTCTACAGGGGGGACGATGATCGCTCTGGGTGATCACTCGAATACCTCAACTGCCAGAAATCCCACGGGCGTCGGGGTTCCCCCGGACGGCCGAACACGGTGCGTCAGCACGGGCTGCGGTCACCGCGAACCGAGATCATCGCCTGGCGTGTCAACTTCCAGCCGTCGCCGTGTCGTTCGACGTAACCGAGTGCTCGAAGCTCGTACAGCCTCGCGACCGCGTCGTCCTGGGTGGTCTGGGCGCGCAACGCCACCTCCCCCGCCGTCGCCGTACCCCGCCCGGGGAGCCCGGCCAGCACCTGGCGGGTCCGGGACTCCAGCAGATCGGTGGGGAGGACGGGCCCGCGCCGCTCCGGCGGCAGCTCTCCCATGGCGCCGACCAGCTCGACCACCTCGGCGGCGTCGCCGACCAGCACCGCGTCGCCGCGCAGCATCTCGTGCACCCCCGCGGAGAGGGCACTGGTCGCCGGCCCCGGGACACCCATCACGTGCCGGCCCAGCCGCCGGGCCGCCCGGGCCGTGACCAGCGAACCGCTGCGGTGGGCGGCTTCGACGACCACGGTGCCCCTGGTGAGCGCGGCGATGACCCGGTTGCGCAGGATGAATCTGCTGGGCGTCGGGTGGTCGCCCGGTGGCAGCTCGCCTACGACCAGGCCCTGTTCGGCGATCCTGGTGATCAGCGCGGTGTGCCCGGGAGGGTAGGGACGGTCGACCCCGCAGGCGAGGACGGCCGCGGTGGCGCCGCCGGCGCCGAGGGCCCCACGGTGGGCGGCGCCGTCGATCCCGTAGGCGCCGCCCGACACCACGACCCAGCCGCGCTCGGCCAGGCCGGCGGCAAGGGTGGCGGCCATGTGGGCGCCGTACTCGGTGCAGGCGCGGGCGCCGACGACGGCGACCGACCTGAGCGCCCACATGCGCAGACTGGGCCCGCCCCGCACCCACAGCCCGAGCGGCCGGGCGTCACCGAGGTCGTCGAGCTGCCCCGGCCACTCCGCGGTCCCGGGGACCACGAACCGCGCCCCCGCGGACCGGGCGACGGCCAGGTCACGCCCGGGGTCGGCGCGGCCCGCCCGAGCGCACAGCCCGGCCCACCGCTTCTCGCTCACCCCCGGCAGCGCCCGCCCGCCCTCGCGCAGGCGCCGCACCACCTCCGGGGCACCGCGTTCCCGCACCCACCGCCCGCCCGCCTCGTCACCGGGCTCGAACACCCGGGCGAGGAAGACCCTCCCGAGCAGCTCTCGGTCCTCCGGTCCCCCACCCCTCGCGCCGCTCCCGGCGCCGCCCCCACCCGTGCCGCAGGTCCCGGCGGCGGAACGGCCCCGGGCGGCGACCCCGGCACCGGTCACGGCATCGCCCCCGTCCCCGGGCCCCGGGCCGGCCCATCTCGCTTCTCCGCCGTCCGGGCCGTCCCCGGCGCCGGGAGGCGTCATCGCCCCGCCCTCGGCCGGGCTTCGGCCGCCGAAGGACACGGCGGCCTCGGGGAAGAGAGTCCCGCTCGTCCCCGGCCCGGTGTCACCGCTCGGAGCGGCGCCCTCCGGTGGCCTGGTGTTCGCGCTCATGCCAGTGCTCCCAGGGCCATCGGGACGCCCCGCGGCACCCCGGTGCGCAGTTGCAGTGCCAGGGCGACGTCCCGTGCGTCGGGGCGGTCGTGGCCGACGAGGTCCGCGACGGTCCAGGCGACGCGCAGGACCCGGTCGAGTCCGCGCGCGGTGAGCACACCACGTTCCAGACTGCGCTCCGCCTCGTCCAGCGCACCGGCTGCGGCGCGCCAGCGGGTACGCAGCTCCCGGCCGGGCACCTCGCTGTTCGACCGCCACGGGGTCCCCGCGAGGCGCGCGGCCGCCCGGTCCCGGGCCGCCCGCACCCGGTCGGCGACGGCCCGGGTGGAGTCGCCCCGTGGACCGTCACCGGCCAGCTGGCTGCGGGTGACCCGCTCCACCTCGACCCGCAGGTCGACCCGGTCGAGCAGCGGTCCGGACAGCCTGGCCTGGTAGCGGCGGATCGCCGAGGACGGGCATTCGCACAGCTCGTCGGTCCGCGAGAACCGCCCGCAGGGGCAGGGATTGGCGGCGAGCACCATCAGGAACCGCGCGGGGAAGCGCACCACGCCCGCACTGCGCGCGATGACGACGTGCCCGGCCTCCAGCGGTTGGCGCAGCGCGTCGAGCGCGTGGCTGCTGAACTCCGGGGTCTCGTCCAGGAACAGGACGCCCCGGTGCGCCAGCGACACCGCTCCGGGCCGCGCGATGCCGGGGCCGCCGCCGACGAGGGCCTGCATCGTGGCGGAGTGGTGGGGAGCGCAGTAGGGGGCCACGTCGATCAGGGGCTTGCCCGGTGGCAGCAGCCCCGCCACCGAGTGCACGGCGGTGACTTCGAGGGACTCCGCCCGGCAGAGCCGGGGCAGGATGGCGGGCAGCCGTTCGGCGAGCATGGTCTTGCCGGCGCCGGGCGGGCCTTCCAGGAACAGGTGGTGGCGACCGGCCGCGGCTACCTCCACCGCCGTGCGCGCCGACTCCTGGCCGACGACGTCGGCGAGGTCGTGCCCGTGGTCGTGCTGTGCCGCTCCCATGCCGTGCATTCCGGTGGCCGCGCCGGTTCCGGGCATGCGCAGACCGGCCATGAGCGGGTCGGGGCGGCCCTGGAGGTCCTGTTCCTCCTCCGGCACGGGTTCGTCGGCGAGGACGGCGATCAGCTGGCGCAGGCTGCGCACTCCGAGCACCGACACGCCGGGGACGAGGGACGCCTCGGGCGCGGCGCATTCCGGCACGACCACCTGTTCGTAGCCGGCCTCGGCTGCGGCCAGGACCGCCGGCAGGATGCCGCGCACCGGCCGCACCCGGCCGTCGAGCCCCAGCTCTCCGATCATCACGATGTCGGCCAGGACCCGCGGGTCGATCCGCTCCGCCGCGCCCAGGACGCTCGCGGCGACGGCGAGGTCGAAGCCGCTGCCGCTCTTGGGCACCGAGGCCGGGCTGAGACCGACCGTCAGCTTCTTCTGGGGCCACTGAGCACCCGAGTTCACCACGGCCGCCCGCACCCGGTCCCGGCTCTCCGTGAGGCTCTTGTCCGGCAGTCCCACCAGCGTGAAGGCGGCCACGCCCGGCTCCAGGTCGGCCTGGACCTCGACCACCACGCCCTCGACGCCGACGAGCGCCACCGAGCACGTACGTGCGAACCCCATCACGCCACCCCCCTGGCGTGCTCGACCACCGGGGCGCCGCGCTGCGGGAGGAGCACGCCGACCAGGTCGATCCGGACACCGCCGGGCGGGGCTCCTCCGTGGGTCTGGATCCAGCGCTCGGCGAGCCGCCGCAGCCGCTCCGCCTTGTCCGGGGTCACGGCGGCCATCGGGTGCTCGAAGGCGCCGCCCCGGCGCGTCTTGACCTCGCAGACGACCAGGACGTCCCCGTCCCGGGCCACGATGTCGATCTCGCCGGTCCTGCCACAGCGCCAGTTGCGCTCCAGGACGGTCATGCCGGCTCCGGTCAGCCGGCGGGCGGCGAGTGTCTCGCCGTACCTGCCCATCGCACCTCGTGCGTTCATGTCGGCACCACCTCCGGCGCCAACGATCACGCAGACGGGCAGACCCCGTCACTCACGGTGAACTACTCACCGGTTGTGGAAAACTCCGTCACCCGCCGGGAAGCTCCAGGTCGCTCTTGTTCAGCTCCTCGATGTTCACGTCCTTGAACGTCAACACCCGCACCTGCTTGACGAACCGGGCCGGCCGGTACATGTCCCACACCCAGGCGTCAGCCATGGAG includes:
- a CDS encoding TetR/AcrR family transcriptional regulator — encoded protein: MAEHRSMQRAALLDAARSLLSDGGTEALTFPALAERTGLARSSVYEYFRSRAAVVEELCAVDFPVWAAEVEAAMERETAPDAKVEAYVRTQLDLVGDRRHRAVVAISASELDAGAREKIRAAHGGLIAMIVEALGEMGHGQPRLAAMLLQGVVDAAVRRIELGAAEEPGAITEAAVSMALRGVRG
- the whiG gene encoding RNA polymerase sigma factor WhiG, with amino-acid sequence MPQHTSGSDRAAIPPAARDGGSVRPPAPSTLDELWRSYKTTGDERLREQLILHYSPLVKYVAGRVSVGLPPNVEQADFVSSGVFGLIDAIEKFDVDREIKFETYAITRIRGAMIDELRALDWIPRSVRQKARNVERAYATLEARLRRTPSESEVAVEMGIAVEDLHAVFSQLSLANVVALEELLHAGGEGGGRLSLMDTLEDTAADNPVEVAEDRELRRLLARAINTLPEREKTVVTLYYYEGLTLAEIGNVLGVTESRVSQIHTKSVLQLRAKLAGFGR
- the dprA gene encoding DNA-processing protein DprA: MTGAGVAARGRSAAGTCGTGGGGAGSGARGGGPEDRELLGRVFLARVFEPGDEAGGRWVRERGAPEVVRRLREGGRALPGVSEKRWAGLCARAGRADPGRDLAVARSAGARFVVPGTAEWPGQLDDLGDARPLGLWVRGGPSLRMWALRSVAVVGARACTEYGAHMAATLAAGLAERGWVVVSGGAYGIDGAAHRGALGAGGATAAVLACGVDRPYPPGHTALITRIAEQGLVVGELPPGDHPTPSRFILRNRVIAALTRGTVVVEAAHRSGSLVTARAARRLGRHVMGVPGPATSALSAGVHEMLRGDAVLVGDAAEVVELVGAMGELPPERRGPVLPTDLLESRTRQVLAGLPGRGTATAGEVALRAQTTQDDAVARLYELRALGYVERHGDGWKLTRQAMISVRGDRSPC
- a CDS encoding YifB family Mg chelatase-like AAA ATPase, with the translated sequence MGFARTCSVALVGVEGVVVEVQADLEPGVAAFTLVGLPDKSLTESRDRVRAAVVNSGAQWPQKKLTVGLSPASVPKSGSGFDLAVAASVLGAAERIDPRVLADIVMIGELGLDGRVRPVRGILPAVLAAAEAGYEQVVVPECAAPEASLVPGVSVLGVRSLRQLIAVLADEPVPEEEQDLQGRPDPLMAGLRMPGTGAATGMHGMGAAQHDHGHDLADVVGQESARTAVEVAAAGRHHLFLEGPPGAGKTMLAERLPAILPRLCRAESLEVTAVHSVAGLLPPGKPLIDVAPYCAPHHSATMQALVGGGPGIARPGAVSLAHRGVLFLDETPEFSSHALDALRQPLEAGHVVIARSAGVVRFPARFLMVLAANPCPCGRFSRTDELCECPSSAIRRYQARLSGPLLDRVDLRVEVERVTRSQLAGDGPRGDSTRAVADRVRAARDRAAARLAGTPWRSNSEVPGRELRTRWRAAAGALDEAERSLERGVLTARGLDRVLRVAWTVADLVGHDRPDARDVALALQLRTGVPRGVPMALGALA
- a CDS encoding YraN family protein, with protein sequence MNARGAMGRYGETLAARRLTGAGMTVLERNWRCGRTGEIDIVARDGDVLVVCEVKTRRGGAFEHPMAAVTPDKAERLRRLAERWIQTHGGAPPGGVRIDLVGVLLPQRGAPVVEHARGVA